The following proteins are encoded in a genomic region of Molothrus aeneus isolate 106 chromosome 14, BPBGC_Maene_1.0, whole genome shotgun sequence:
- the LOC136562592 gene encoding thymosin beta-15A homolog produces MCDKPDLSEVEKFDKKKLKKTNTEEKNTLPSKETIEQEKECVKSS; encoded by the exons ATGTGCGACAAACCAGACCTGTCGGAGGTGGAGAAATTCGAcaagaagaagctgaagaaaaccaACACGGAGGAGAAGAACACGCTGCCCTCCAAGGAGA CTATTGAGCAGGAGAAGGAATGTGTGAAGTCTTCCTAG